The following coding sequences are from one Triticum aestivum cultivar Chinese Spring chromosome 5A, IWGSC CS RefSeq v2.1, whole genome shotgun sequence window:
- the LOC123104579 gene encoding WAS/WASL-interacting protein family member 3-like has product MLSTPCNAHLSPTTPLHTGVAPQIELAPNPLPPPLKPYTTHRQAPHTIIAMASSYLAILVLLLLRLSGGAFAVLSSYIARTTEQQIIATVAPAAFADADDGGQSAAQPFLASPSGSFAAYLRRAAVGDGGSGDVCYIEVVQQQGGGGGTSSVWESECTPVGGAETCDLAFSPVGLELFAGGHSLWDTAVDSDPAMLSLDGAGDMRIVSRDGVTVWRTRDEPWTGRRCGAAALPVSSPSMEDVLPPPSATSTLASPWGSGFTFGDQTAPPAADTSPDQMLPPPPPADDDDDSADLPDLPLPPPPPLSDPSTDWPDLQLPPPPADMQPTPETPDQPLYSSPPPADMHLTPETPDQPLYSSPPPAVRHPIPESPDQPLHSSPPPAPPTPFVPPQTPSPPVDTPPLVSSPGAGIATPPASSDDDNMAFSPPPHGTPHPHHLPLGSSPPTAPGAVAPISGGHGPLPFGQGQHGQGQRVFGQQQNQLLNGGGQPLDHSAGGWSVRGRGGAAASLALAALVFA; this is encoded by the coding sequence ATGCTCTCCACTCCATGCAACGCACACCTTTCTCCTACTACCCCACTACACACTGGAGTTGCTCCACAAATTGAGCTTGCACCAAACCCTCTTCCACCTCCGTTAAAACCCTACACCACCCATCGCCAAGCTCCTCACACCATCATCGCCATGGCCTCTTCTTACCTTGCCATCCTAGTGCTACTCTTGCTGCGGCTCTCCGGCGGCGCCTTCGCCGTCCTCTCCAGCTACATCGCAAGGACCACCGAGCAGCAGATCATCGCCACCGTCGCGCCGGCCGCCTTCGCCGACGCCGATGACGGCGGCCAGAGCGCAGCGCAGCCTTTCCTCGCGTCCCCCTCCGGGTCGTTCGCCGCGTacctccgccgcgccgccgtgggCGATGGCGGTAGCGGGGACGTGTGCTACATCGAGGTCGTCCAGCAGCAGGGGGGCGGTGGCGGGACCAGCAGCGTGTGGGAGTCGGAATGCACGCCGGTGGGCGGCGCCGAGACCTGCGACCTGGCCTTCTCGCCGGTGGGGCTCGagctcttcgccggcgggcactcGCTGTGGGACACCGCTGTCGACTCCGACCCCGCGATGCTCAGCCTCGACGGCGCCGGAGATATGAGGATCGTCAGCAGGGACGGCGTCACGGTGTGGAGGACGAGGGATGAGCCGTGGACGGGGCGGAGGTGCGGCGCCGCGGCCTTGCCGGTGTCGTCGCCTTCGATGGAGGACGTGCTCCCGCCGCCGTCGGCGACGTCGACTCTCGCCAGTCCGTGGGGCTCGGGCTTCACTTTCGGAGACCAAACGGCGCCACCAGCAGCTGACACGTCGCCTGACCAgatgctgccgccgccaccgccagctgacgacgacgacgattcCGCCGACTTGCCCGACctgccgctgccaccgccgcctccgctgtCTGACCCGTCAACGGACTGGCCGGACCTTCAGCTGCCTCCACCACCGGCGGACATGCAACCGACCCCCGAGACGCCGGACCAGCCTCTGTACTCGTCGCCACCACCGGCGGACATGCACCTGACCCCCGAGACGCCGGACCAGCCTCTGTACTCGTCGCCACCGCCAGCAGTCAGGCACCCGATCCCCGAGTCGCCGGACCAGCCTCTGCACTCGTCACCACCTCCAGCTCCTCCGACCCCCTTTGTCCCGCCTCAGACGCCATCGCCGCCCGTCGACACGCCCCCACTCGTGTCATCTCCCGGCGCGGGCATCGCCACGCCACCAGCTTCATCGGACGACGACAACATGGCATTCTCGCCACCACCTCACGGCACGCCGCACCCGCACCACCTTCCCCTGGGAAGCTCGCCGCCGACGGCGCCGGGCGCGGTGGCGCCAATCAGCGGCGGCCATGGCCCGCTCCCGTTCGGGCAGGGGCAGCATGGGCAAGGGCAGAGGGTGTTCGGGCAGCAGCAGAACCAGCTGCTGAACGGCGGGGGGCAGCCGCTGGATCACAGCGCCGGCGGGTGGTCAGTCAGGGGGCGCGGCGGAGCGGCCGCGAGCTTGGCTTTGGCTGCTCTGGTTTTCGCGTAG
- the LOC123104580 gene encoding protein XAP5 CIRCADIAN TIMEKEEPER isoform X2, producing MSGFGDGYVGTAQDAVKIRRLEKQREAERRKIEELKNKNADGQPGLLQFGSSTSEILETAFKKETVGLVTREQYVEKRVNIRTKIEEEEKEKLQKLQQEEEELQMQKRKKRRVRGDPRLSFYDDIGNGSDEDEFENQETQKKQLGKDPTVETSFLPDREREAEEQAERERLKMQWSREQELIKNEPLSITYSYWDGTGHRRAIQVRKGDSIGEFLRAVQQQLAPEFREVRTTSVENLLYVKEDLIIPHQHSFYELIINKARGKSGPLFHFDVHEDVRTIADATKEKDESHAGKVVERHWYEKNKHIFPASRWEIYDPTKKWERYTIHGD from the exons ATGTCGGGGTTCGGCGACGGGTACGTGGGCACCGCGCAGGATGCGGTGAAGATCCGGCGGCTTGAGAAGCAGCGCGAGGCGGAGCGCCGGAAGATCGAGGAGCTCAAGAACAAGAACGCCGACGGGCAGCCCGGCCTCCTCCAGTTCGGCTCCAGCACCTCCGAG ATTCTTGAGACTGCATTCAAGAAGGAAACTGTCGGCCTAGTTACGAGGGAGCAGTATGTTGAGAAG AGGGTTAACATACGAACTAAGATCGAGGAGGAAGAGAAAGAGAAGCTTCAAAAATTGCAACAAGA AGAAGAAGAACTGCAAatgcagaaaaggaaaaagaggagaGTGAGGGGAGATCCACGCTTGTCGTTCTATGATGACATTGGGAACGGAAGTGACGAGGATGAGTTTGAGAACC AAGAAACTCAGAAGAAACAACTTGGAAAGGATCCCACAGTTGAGACAAGTTTTCTACCTGACAG AGAGAGAGAGGCAGAGGAACAAGCAGAGCGAGAACGCTTGAAGATGCAGTGGTCGCGTGAGCAAGAATTGATCAAAA ATGAACCTCTTTCAATCACTTACAGTTACTGGGATGGTACTGGTCACAGGAGAGCTATCCAG GTGCGTAAAGGTGACTCTATTGGAGAATTCTTGAGGGCTGTTCAACAGCAGCTTGCTCCGGAGTTCCGTGAAGTACGGACAACATCAGTTGAGAACCTACTCTATGTGAAGGAAGATCTCATTATCCCTCAT CAACACAGCTTCTACGAGTTAATCATTAATAAAGCAAGGGGCAAGAGTGGACCG CTTTTCCACTTTGATGTTCACGAGGATGTGCGTACCATTGCTGATGCAACAAAAGAGAAGGATGAG TCTCATGCGGGGAAGGTTGTGGAGAGGCACTGGTACGAGAAGAACAAACACATATTCCCGGCCTCGAGATGGGAG ATCTATGACCCGACTAAGAAGTGGGAGCGCTACACGATCCATGGAGATTAG
- the LOC123104580 gene encoding protein XAP5 CIRCADIAN TIMEKEEPER isoform X1 — MSGFGDGYVGTAQDAVKIRRLEKQREAERRKIEELKNKNADGQPGLLQFGSSTSEILETAFKKETVGLVTREQYVEKVIDRPFMYLSLSIPGQSKFCSLNFHPLPEQRVNIRTKIEEEEKEKLQKLQQEEEELQMQKRKKRRVRGDPRLSFYDDIGNGSDEDEFENQETQKKQLGKDPTVETSFLPDREREAEEQAERERLKMQWSREQELIKNEPLSITYSYWDGTGHRRAIQVRKGDSIGEFLRAVQQQLAPEFREVRTTSVENLLYVKEDLIIPHQHSFYELIINKARGKSGPLFHFDVHEDVRTIADATKEKDESHAGKVVERHWYEKNKHIFPASRWEIYDPTKKWERYTIHGD; from the exons ATGTCGGGGTTCGGCGACGGGTACGTGGGCACCGCGCAGGATGCGGTGAAGATCCGGCGGCTTGAGAAGCAGCGCGAGGCGGAGCGCCGGAAGATCGAGGAGCTCAAGAACAAGAACGCCGACGGGCAGCCCGGCCTCCTCCAGTTCGGCTCCAGCACCTCCGAG ATTCTTGAGACTGCATTCAAGAAGGAAACTGTCGGCCTAGTTACGAGGGAGCAGTATGTTGAGAAGGTAATAGACAGACCATTTATGTACCTTTCCTTGTCTATTCCCGGGCAAAGTAAATTTTGTTCACTTAATTTTCACCCATTGCCTGAGCAGAGGGTTAACATACGAACTAAGATCGAGGAGGAAGAGAAAGAGAAGCTTCAAAAATTGCAACAAGA AGAAGAAGAACTGCAAatgcagaaaaggaaaaagaggagaGTGAGGGGAGATCCACGCTTGTCGTTCTATGATGACATTGGGAACGGAAGTGACGAGGATGAGTTTGAGAACC AAGAAACTCAGAAGAAACAACTTGGAAAGGATCCCACAGTTGAGACAAGTTTTCTACCTGACAG AGAGAGAGAGGCAGAGGAACAAGCAGAGCGAGAACGCTTGAAGATGCAGTGGTCGCGTGAGCAAGAATTGATCAAAA ATGAACCTCTTTCAATCACTTACAGTTACTGGGATGGTACTGGTCACAGGAGAGCTATCCAG GTGCGTAAAGGTGACTCTATTGGAGAATTCTTGAGGGCTGTTCAACAGCAGCTTGCTCCGGAGTTCCGTGAAGTACGGACAACATCAGTTGAGAACCTACTCTATGTGAAGGAAGATCTCATTATCCCTCAT CAACACAGCTTCTACGAGTTAATCATTAATAAAGCAAGGGGCAAGAGTGGACCG CTTTTCCACTTTGATGTTCACGAGGATGTGCGTACCATTGCTGATGCAACAAAAGAGAAGGATGAG TCTCATGCGGGGAAGGTTGTGGAGAGGCACTGGTACGAGAAGAACAAACACATATTCCCGGCCTCGAGATGGGAG ATCTATGACCCGACTAAGAAGTGGGAGCGCTACACGATCCATGGAGATTAG